ACAACTATCTCGCCCTCAAGGGCGGCACCAACCGCATCGACACCCAGCTGGTCATCCGCGACGAGGTCATCAAGTGGATGAAGGCCGAGACCGCGGCCGGCCACAAGATCACCTGGACGGACACCGGCCGGAGCGTCAAGGCGGCCAAGCCCTGAGGCTAAGCTGTCTTGTGACCCTGAACTATTCAAGGCGGGCAGGCCCGGAGAGTTCCGGGCCTGCTCCTTGTGTTGGGCAATACTATGCTGGTGAAGGTGCCACTTCGGAGGAGGGGCTACGGCAATGGACTCGGCGTTCGACGCCTCCCGCATCGCCTTGCGTGACTTGGAAGACCACGAGAAGGTGTTGGGAGCCTTCAAAGGCAAGACCGTCATCCTGATCGGCGGCGGCTACCCGGCCATCGAGGAGGCCGCCGACTGGGCCGAGGCCCTCGATGAGGAGTACGCCGGCGATGATGACGTTCAGGTTGTCGGGGCGGCGATCATCGGCGATGTCCTTCCCGGAGTGTCGAAGGATCAGGTCAAGTCCCGACTGAAGGATTTCGGCACGGTCCCGGTTCTGGTGGACTGGGAAGGACAGTCCTCCGAAGCCTTCGACCTCGATGGGGCGTCGAAGCCTCACGTCTTCGTGATCGACCGGGACGGGGTCCTCCGCTTCCGGACGGTCGGTGACCTGTCGGACGCCGCTCTGGCCAAGGTCAAGGGGGAAGTCGAGGCGGTCGAGTGATGTCTCTCCCCCGTCTTGTGGTCCCCCTCAGCCGAGGTGGTCGACCTCGAAGATTTCCGGCGGGAAAACGGTCGGGAACGGGGCGGCGATGAAGCCTTCGCAGAGGGTCCCGAGCTCCCGGCAGGTCGGGGGGACGGGGCAGTAGCCGAAGGCCCCGACCATCAACTGGACGCGTCCCTCGCTCTTGATGATCACCCGGATCCCCACCGTCATGCAGATGTTCGGGAAGTCTTGTTCCGGCATCGGCTGGACGCGGGCCCCGAGACAGGTGGCCGTGACCACCTCGATCTTGGGGAACATCGTCGCCGGGTCGGGCATGTACAGGAGGGTGTCCTTGTGGAAGCAGGTGTCGATGCGCTCGAAGGTGGT
This genomic window from Bacillota bacterium contains:
- a CDS encoding 5'-nucleotidase C-terminal domain-containing protein — its product is QAPGSRVFDLTLTDGTPLDLTKTYKVATNNFMFTGGDNYLALKGGTNRIDTQLVIRDEVIKWMKAETAAGHKITWTDTGRSVKAAKP
- a CDS encoding redoxin family protein, which encodes MDSAFDASRIALRDLEDHEKVLGAFKGKTVILIGGGYPAIEEAADWAEALDEEYAGDDDVQVVGAAIIGDVLPGVSKDQVKSRLKDFGTVPVLVDWEGQSSEAFDLDGASKPHVFVIDRDGVLRFRTVGDLSDAALAKVKGEVEAVE